In the genome of Methylomagnum ishizawai, the window TATCCGCGAAACCGACGCCATCGCCCATGTGGTGCGCTGTTTCGAGGACGACGACGTGATCCATGTCGCGGGCAAGATCGATCCGATTTCCGATATCGAGGTCATCAACACCGAACTCGCGCTGGCCGACCTTGGCACCGTGGACAAGGCCTTGCAGCGGGCCACCAAGGCTTCCAAGGCGGGCAACAAGGACGAATTGGCGAAAAAAGCCTTGTTCGAGCGGGTGTTGGCGCATTTGGACAGCGGCAAGCCGGTGCGGACCCTGCCCATGGCCGACGAGGAAAAGGCGTTGTTGCGTGAACTGCACCTCATCACCGCCAAGCCGACCATGTATATCGCCAACGTGCGCGAGGACGGCTTCGGGGACGACAACGTCTTCCTGGACCGGGTGCGGGCCTACGCCGGGGAGGAAGGCTCGATGGTGGTGCCGGTGTGCGCGGCGTTCGAGGCCGAGATCGCCCAGCTCGACGAGGCCGACAAGGCGGAGTTCCTGGCCGGGATCGGCATGGAGGAACCGGGGCTGAACCGGGTCATCCGCGCCGGTTATAAGCTGCTGCGCCTGGCGACGTATTTCACCGCGGGCGTCAAGGAGGTGCGGGCCTGGACCATCCCGGTCGGGGCCACCGCGCCGCAGTCGGCGGGCGTGATCCACACCGACTTCGAGCGCGGTTTCATCCGCGCCGAGGTGATCGCTTACGAGGATTTCATCGCGCATCGCGGCGAACAGGGCGCGAAGGACGCGGGTAAATGGCGTCTGGAAGGCAAGGAATACATCATGCGCGACGGCGATGTCGTGCATTTCCGGTTCAACGTGTAGCCGGGCGCGGTGGGGAGTCCCGCCGCATCCGCCCATGATTTAACATAATATCCATTATGCGCAATTACGGCGGGCGCATCGAACACGGATCAAAATGCCCGTCCCAGAAGCTCCGTATCAAATTATCTAGTGTTAACAATCAAAAAGTTCTAAATAAATTATTTAAACGTCTATAAAGATAGCCTGGGTCGAACTGGGCCGGTCGGATGCCTTCCGCGTGGTTCCGGCCCCGGCAGAAACTCCTGTATGATTTTTCAGGCGAAATTCCGTGGCTGATCAACAACGAGGAACCAATCGACATGCGGCGCGCGCTGCGATGGAGCGGCTGGCTTTTGGCGGGAATCCTGGGGCTGCCGGTCGTCGCGCTGGTCTTGGCGCTATGGGCCGCGAACAGCCCGCCGGGCTGGGCCTGGATCGAACGCTCGCTCCCAGGACTCACCGGCGGCAAGGTCGGCATCGCCAAGCTGGAAGGCCGCTTCCCCGACGCCTTGCGGATCGGCCATATCGAAATCCGCGATGCCGCCGGGGTTTGGCTGGCCCTCGACGATTTGGCCTTGGATTGGTCGCCGGTCCGCTTGCTGGCTGGATATGCCGACATCCAGCGTTTGGAGGCGGGCCGCATCGCCCTATCGCGCCGTCCCCTGCCCGCGCCCGAACCCCAGCCCTCCCCAAAAACCGGCTTTTCCCTGCCGGTGGGCATCGACCTGCATAGCCTGCGCGTGGGACGGCTGGAATTGGCCCCGCCGGTCGCGGGGGTCGCCGCCGCGCTCGGGATCGAAGGCTCCGGTCGGCTGTCGGCCTTGGATCAAGGCGAGGCCACGCTTGCGATCACCCGCCTGGATGGTGCAGGCCGCTATGCACTGCGGGGCCGGATCGAACCCGGCGGACTGCACTTGCAACTGGAGGCGAAAGAACCGCCCTTAGGCTTGTTGGCCCATCTCGCCCACTTGCCGGAACTGGGCGCGTTGTCCCTCGATGCCGGGGCGGACGGACCCTATGCCGCGCTCAACATCCGGTTCGGCCTGGAAGCCGGACCCCTGCGGGCCGGGGCGCGGGGCACCATCGACCTGGAACACAACACCGCCGACCTCGCCCTGACCGCTGCGGCCCCCGCCCTGCGGCCACGGCCCGAGGTGTCCTGGCAATCGGTGGCGCTGGACGCCAAACTGCATGGCCCTTTCATCCGGCCCACGGCCCAGGCCCGACTCGATATCGCCGCCCTGGAAGCCGCCGGGACCGCCATCCCCGAGGCTACGCTGGAACTCCAAGGCGACGCCGGTGCCTTGCGGCTCCAGGCCGTTTTCAAAAGCGTCCGTATTCCCGGCCCGCATCCCGATATTCTGCGGGCCGCGCCTTTGGTGCTTGCCGCCGATGCCCGGCTCGACGCGCCCGAACGCCCCGTGAAGTTCTCGGCCCGTCATCCCTTGCTAACCCTCGAAGGCCAAGCCCGGACCGGACCCGACCCCGACGGCACGGCCTTGCTCAAACTGCCGGACTTGTCCCCTTGGGCGGCGCTGGGCGGCGTCGATCTGCGGGGTTCGACCGAATTGCGCTTCCGCGCCGCGCAGACCGGCGCTACCCTGCGGATCGACGCCGAAGACAAACTCGCCCTGACCGGCGGTATGGCTCCCCTGCCCGCCCTGGTCGGCACGGACGGGAAAATCGGCCTATCGGCGACGCTACGGGGACCGGAAATCGCGGTGTCGCGGTTACGGTTCGACGGCAAGGCGTTGACCCTCGCGGCGGATGGCGTATGGTCCGGGCAAACGCTGGGTTTGAATTGGAAACTGAACCTGCCCGATCTGGCGGCGCTGGCCCAGAACCTGGCCGGACGGGCCGCGCTGACGGGACGGATCGACGGTGCCAAGGATGATCTCGCCCTCGTCGCCGATATGGGCGGCGAACTGGCGGCGCAAGGACTGCCACGGGGTCCGGTGAGCGCGAATATCCGCCTGCAAGGACTGCCCCGGAATCCGGCGGGACAAATGAAGGCGCAAGGCATGCTCAACGGCTCGCCCTTGCAGTTGGCCTTGACCGCCCAACGCGGCGCGGATGGCGTGTTGCGGGTCGCCATCGACCGGGCCGACTGGAAAAGCGCCCATGCCGAAGGCACCTTGAGCCTGTCTCAAGGTGCGGCCCTGCCCTTGGGCAAGATCGACCTGCGGATGACCCGGTTGGAGGATTTGCGGCCCTGGCTGGGCCAGCCGCTGACCGGCTCCCTGAGCGCCGGTCTGGACGCCACCGAGCGGGAAGCCCGGCTCAGGCTGGATGCCCGCGACACCGGCCTGACCGGCACCGCCCAAGTGGAACACGCCGCCCTGGCGCTCACGCTGGACGACCCGCTCAAACACCCACGGGTGGAGGGCTCGATGACCCTGGACGGTATCGAAGCCGGGGCGGTGCGGGGTTCCGCCCGGCTGACGGCGCTGGGGCCACTCGACGCGCTGGACCTGGGGCTATCCTCCGAAATGAAGGCGCTGGCCGGGGCGGACGCCCAGGTGTCCAGCGCACTCCGGCTCGATATTCCGGGCCAATCGGTCCGGGTGTCCAGCCTGGAAACCCGCTGGAAGCGGGAAACCCTGCGCTTGCTGCAACCCGCCCGCATCGGCTACGGCAAGGGCCTGAGTTTCGAGGGTTTGCGCCTGGGATTGCGCGGGGCCGTGTTGGAAGCCGAGGGCCGCGCCGCGCCCACGCTCGATCTGGAGGTGGCCCTACGCGATTTGCCCGCCGATTTGGTGGGGCTCTTCGTGCCCGGATTGGCGCTGGATGGCGCGTTGCGGGCCGAGGCCCACCTGTCCGGCTCCCCGGCCCGCCCGCTCGGCACGTTGACGCTGGCGGCCCAGGGCGTCCATCCCCGCGAAGGCGCGGGCCGGGTCTTGCCGCCGGTCAACCTCGCCACCCATATCGACCTCGCCGGCACCAGCGCCGAGGTTGATTCCCGCATGCAGGCCGGGACGCTCGCCAATCTGGCCGTGACCGGGCGGGCGCCGCTGGTGCCGGGCGGCGAATTCGATCTCCGCGCCAGCGGCGACCTGGATTTGAAAATCCTCGATCCCCTGTTGATGGCGGAAGGCCACCGGGTGCGTGGACGGACCGTCCTGAACGCCGCCCTGTCGGGCACTCCGACCGAGCCCCGCGCCCATGGCAGCCTGCAATGGAGCGGCGGCGAAGTGCAGGATTTCGCGCAAGGGATGCATATTTCCGATATCACCGCCCTGTTGCTGGCCGAGGGGGACAGCGTCCGCATCGCCCAGTTCCAGGGCCGGGCCGGTCCCGGCACGCTGAATTTGGCCGGGCGCTTGGGCGTGCTCGCCGAGGGCTTCCCCATCGATTTGAAGCTGACCGCCCGCAATGCCCAACCCCTGGCCAGCGACCGCCTGACGGTGAATCTGAACGCCGACCTGGGCCTGCAAGGCCATGCCGCCGGGACGCTCGACGCCAACGGCACGTTGCGGCTCCAACGGGTCGAAATCCGTGTCCCCGAGACCATGCCCGCTAGCATCGCGGTGCTGGATGTGCGCCGCCCCGGACAAGCCCCGCCCCCGCCGCCCAAACCCGGTCCCCGTATCGGCCTGGACCTCTTGATCAGCGCGCCGAGCCGGATTTTCGTGCGCGGGCGCGGTCTGGACGCCGAATTGGGCGGCACCGTGCGGTTGCGCGGCGATTCCAACGCTCCGCACCCGGAAGGCCGCTTCGAATTACGCCGCGGCGAATTCAGCCTGGCCGGCAAGACCCTGACCTTCGACAAGGGGGTGATCGGCTTCAACGGCGGCAACTTGGCCGATCCCACCCTGGATTTCGCCGCCAGTTCCACCAACAACAGCGTCACCGCCACCCTGGGCGTGACCGGCACCGCCCGCAAACCCAAGATCACTCTCAGCAGCGTGCCGGAACTGCCACCGGACGAGGTCTTGGCCCAATTGCTGTTCGGCCATGCCACCGCCAGCCTCAACCCGTTCGAGATGGTGCAGATCGCCTCGGCGGTGGTTTCCCTGACCGGGGTCACCGCCGGGGCGGGCAGTCCCCTGGAAACCGTACGCAAGGGCTTGGGGCTGGACCGGCTGGCGCTGGGCGGGAGCGGCGGCAGTCCCGGCCTGGAAGCCGGGCGCTATGTCGCGCCCGGCGTGTTCGTGGGGGCCAAGCAAGGCTTTTCCGGCAACAGCACCCAGGCCACGGTGCAGATCGATATCGCCAAGGGGTTGAAGGTGGAAGGCAGCGCCGGGACCGGGTCCACCACGCCCGGTTCCACGGTCGGCACCAACAGCGTTGGCTTGATCTATCAAATCGAATACTGAACCGCCGGAAAGTCGTCATCCTGGAGCGCTCGGAAACCGGCCTGGGCGGCGTCGGAAACCCGACGATCCCGGTCCACTCAACATCCGTGTCGCCGCCTATTCCCTTGATCCAAGCGGGTGCCTATCATTTGGCATGGTTTAGGCTGGGATAAGTCCAACAAAAACCCGACGACAAGCCGAGGCTAGCAATGAAAAACGATGCCGGAAACCTGGCGGTGGTTCCCCAAACCCATAAAGTCCTGGGGGAATGGCGGCATGAAAGCGGTGGTATGTTCGACCTGTTGGCCGATCTGCAAACCACCCTCGATATCGCCCAATTGCTACAGGTGTTCAGCGGCCACCTGCAAGCGAGC includes:
- the ychF gene encoding redox-regulated ATPase YchF; translated protein: MTLYCGIVGLPNVGKSTLFNALTQAAIAAENYPFCTIDPNVGVVPVPDPRLDALAAIVKPERVVPTAIEFVDIAGLVAGASKGEGLGNQFLAHIRETDAIAHVVRCFEDDDVIHVAGKIDPISDIEVINTELALADLGTVDKALQRATKASKAGNKDELAKKALFERVLAHLDSGKPVRTLPMADEEKALLRELHLITAKPTMYIANVREDGFGDDNVFLDRVRAYAGEEGSMVVPVCAAFEAEIAQLDEADKAEFLAGIGMEEPGLNRVIRAGYKLLRLATYFTAGVKEVRAWTIPVGATAPQSAGVIHTDFERGFIRAEVIAYEDFIAHRGEQGAKDAGKWRLEGKEYIMRDGDVVHFRFNV
- a CDS encoding translocation/assembly module TamB domain-containing protein, yielding MRRALRWSGWLLAGILGLPVVALVLALWAANSPPGWAWIERSLPGLTGGKVGIAKLEGRFPDALRIGHIEIRDAAGVWLALDDLALDWSPVRLLAGYADIQRLEAGRIALSRRPLPAPEPQPSPKTGFSLPVGIDLHSLRVGRLELAPPVAGVAAALGIEGSGRLSALDQGEATLAITRLDGAGRYALRGRIEPGGLHLQLEAKEPPLGLLAHLAHLPELGALSLDAGADGPYAALNIRFGLEAGPLRAGARGTIDLEHNTADLALTAAAPALRPRPEVSWQSVALDAKLHGPFIRPTAQARLDIAALEAAGTAIPEATLELQGDAGALRLQAVFKSVRIPGPHPDILRAAPLVLAADARLDAPERPVKFSARHPLLTLEGQARTGPDPDGTALLKLPDLSPWAALGGVDLRGSTELRFRAAQTGATLRIDAEDKLALTGGMAPLPALVGTDGKIGLSATLRGPEIAVSRLRFDGKALTLAADGVWSGQTLGLNWKLNLPDLAALAQNLAGRAALTGRIDGAKDDLALVADMGGELAAQGLPRGPVSANIRLQGLPRNPAGQMKAQGMLNGSPLQLALTAQRGADGVLRVAIDRADWKSAHAEGTLSLSQGAALPLGKIDLRMTRLEDLRPWLGQPLTGSLSAGLDATEREARLRLDARDTGLTGTAQVEHAALALTLDDPLKHPRVEGSMTLDGIEAGAVRGSARLTALGPLDALDLGLSSEMKALAGADAQVSSALRLDIPGQSVRVSSLETRWKRETLRLLQPARIGYGKGLSFEGLRLGLRGAVLEAEGRAAPTLDLEVALRDLPADLVGLFVPGLALDGALRAEAHLSGSPARPLGTLTLAAQGVHPREGAGRVLPPVNLATHIDLAGTSAEVDSRMQAGTLANLAVTGRAPLVPGGEFDLRASGDLDLKILDPLLMAEGHRVRGRTVLNAALSGTPTEPRAHGSLQWSGGEVQDFAQGMHISDITALLLAEGDSVRIAQFQGRAGPGTLNLAGRLGVLAEGFPIDLKLTARNAQPLASDRLTVNLNADLGLQGHAAGTLDANGTLRLQRVEIRVPETMPASIAVLDVRRPGQAPPPPPKPGPRIGLDLLISAPSRIFVRGRGLDAELGGTVRLRGDSNAPHPEGRFELRRGEFSLAGKTLTFDKGVIGFNGGNLADPTLDFAASSTNNSVTATLGVTGTARKPKITLSSVPELPPDEVLAQLLFGHATASLNPFEMVQIASAVVSLTGVTAGAGSPLETVRKGLGLDRLALGGSGGSPGLEAGRYVAPGVFVGAKQGFSGNSTQATVQIDIAKGLKVEGSAGTGSTTPGSTVGTNSVGLIYQIEY